A portion of the Candidatus Pristimantibacillus lignocellulolyticus genome contains these proteins:
- a CDS encoding HPr family phosphocarrier protein, translating into MQKTYQVMSMSGIHARPAQKIAEVAQKYAEEVHLVKGGQMYNAKSLLMILSMGVRYKEEITVIATGEGSELIINEIGNLLCNK; encoded by the coding sequence TTGCAAAAAACATATCAGGTAATGAGTATGTCGGGGATTCATGCTCGACCTGCGCAAAAAATTGCTGAAGTTGCACAAAAGTATGCAGAGGAAGTTCATCTCGTTAAAGGTGGACAAATGTATAATGCGAAAAGCTTATTAATGATCCTATCCATGGGAGTAAGATATAAGGAAGAAATTACGGTAATAGCTACCGGTGAAGGATCTGAACTGATTATTAACGAAATTGGGAATTTATTATGTAATAAGTAA